Genomic window (Phaeodactylum tricornutum CCAP 1055/1 chromosome 3, complete sequence):
CTGTGAGGCCACAACTACAGGTACAGCTCCGTGACAGGCTAACTGTAACCTGATTGGCAATATGATGCAAAACGCCTGCTCGCTATCAAACTTCTGATTCGAGAGCTGTTCTCGCAATAGACGGTAAGCGCTGATATTGGAGCTGACATGATTGACAAAGTGTGCCCGGCAATGATTCTTCCTCAAGTATCAAAATTCGCTTGGAATGGTAGCATCCTAATATTGTTGCCTCTGGCTGCGTTGGCTCAGGTCAAAGTGTTTCTGCTGGCAGGACAGTCAAATATGGTCGGTATGGCATCAGTACAGCATTTAGAGATACTGATAAACGATCATAACATTACCCATAACGATTTTCGGGAAGATCTTTGGAACGGGACTGGCTTTCGATCGCGTGACGATGTTTTTGTTAAATACAATGATCGCGTCGGGAAATTGGAGCCCGGATACGGAGCCTCTGTGAGCAAGTTTGGTCCTGAATTGGGATTTGGGTGGACAGTCGGGGACGCCTTCACAGATAATCCTGTCATCCTTATCAAGACAGCTTGGGGGGGGAAGAAATCTTGCTGTTGATTTTCGGCCCCCACTGTCGGGTGAAGGTCAATTCCCTGACGTCAAACCATCAAAGTATGGATGGGAATACCGACAGATGATTCATGCTATTTTGGATGGGCTTGAGGCTATCCAGGAAAT
Coding sequences:
- a CDS encoding predicted protein, translated to MIDKVCPAMILPQVSKFAWNGSILILLPLAALAQVKVFLLAGQSNMVGMASVQHLEILINDHNITHNDFREDLWNGTGFRSRDDVFVKYNDRVGKLEPGYGASVSKFGPELGFGWTVGDAFTDNPLGGGRNLAVDFRPPLSGEGQFPDVKPSKYGWEYRQMIHAILDGLEAIQEIYPDYCEDQGYQLCGFVWFQGWNDMLSWPFVREYGFNLANLIRDIRRETDEPSLPFVVGELGMHGNLTGDHSTAATRVKTIRAMEQGVTLLSEFQNNTIFVKTSPYVINNGTKYNKIYHYNGRADTYYHMGKAFGRGLLQILNNSAATRQRVRKARPKN